The proteins below are encoded in one region of Bernardetia sp.:
- a CDS encoding DUF5686 and carboxypeptidase-like regulatory domain-containing protein codes for MNAIFSYRFFLFQLFLLLGFFCCSFSLQAQKTIITGKVTDAETGDGVPFASVYFEGTTIGTSTDFDGFYKIETDKATDSLVVSYVSYQTKKKAIQKGVTQNIDYQLAPAEETLKAIVITAGKQENPAWEYLRGVLDHKSENDKRRLSAYQYDSYSKVELDVDNISDKFKEKKLVRKIVGVVDSVENLAGDDGKPILPLFISETISKYYYRDNPQKVKEEIEKTRIKGVGVEDGSIVSQLVGSSFQDYNFYQSWIQIAEKDFVSPISESWRLFYDYELQERTELDGIWCYRIDFQPKRKEDLAFTGTMWITDDSTFALKRIDATVPKSANLNFIEKIKIQQDLKPIENETKEMAWLPVKTRILVDVGQINDKWAGMLLKSYSSAENIVINKPKDIKFYKDAIVVSAEVNNSTDEFWQKNRHDSLTAGEQTVYAMIDTISNLPMVKSYIEIADLLINGYKDVGKIDIGQLLTVYSNNNIEGSRVMLNIRTNSDFSKKVQFLTGVAYGFGDKKWKYNAKFRTILSRRLWTVFGIQHQYDLQQIALFNEDFRSSSNVLFSAFSRWGDLSKNRPFYHRQSSVYLQTDIVKGLTPKITYRQQNYDPLYSFEYIDPKNTEIRKREFTVSEFMAEVRIGFRERYINADLTRANLGSKYPVIKLRYIRGLGDFLGGDLEYHKFSARIEHSFRLGIFGRTDYFMSAGFTPSTLPYPLLESHLGNETPFYNQLSFNLMNYFEFVSDKYASINLVHDFNGFLLNRIPLMRKLKWRAFVEGNVLVGNVSQKNIDLIPETNSKGEPILKFGSLDHRPYTEVSYGISNIFRFVRVQAVHRLTYLEKDDVSPWGIRVSAQFRL; via the coding sequence ATGAATGCTATTTTTTCTTATCGTTTCTTTTTATTCCAACTATTTCTCTTATTAGGTTTTTTCTGTTGTAGCTTTTCATTACAGGCTCAAAAAACAATCATTACAGGCAAGGTAACTGATGCTGAAACAGGAGACGGAGTTCCGTTTGCCAGCGTATATTTTGAAGGGACAACTATCGGAACATCTACTGATTTTGATGGTTTCTACAAAATTGAAACAGATAAAGCGACTGATTCTCTAGTGGTTTCTTATGTGAGTTATCAGACCAAGAAAAAAGCGATTCAAAAAGGAGTTACTCAAAATATTGACTACCAATTAGCTCCTGCCGAAGAAACCCTAAAAGCCATTGTAATAACGGCAGGAAAACAAGAAAACCCTGCTTGGGAATATTTGAGAGGAGTTTTAGACCATAAATCTGAAAATGATAAACGTCGTCTTTCTGCTTATCAGTATGATTCATATTCCAAAGTAGAGCTAGATGTAGATAATATTTCTGACAAATTCAAAGAAAAAAAATTGGTTCGCAAAATTGTAGGAGTGGTAGATAGTGTAGAAAATTTGGCTGGAGACGATGGAAAACCCATCTTGCCTTTATTTATCTCTGAAACTATCTCAAAATATTATTACCGAGACAATCCTCAAAAGGTAAAAGAAGAAATTGAAAAAACACGTATCAAAGGAGTAGGAGTAGAAGATGGTAGTATTGTTTCGCAACTTGTAGGCTCTTCGTTTCAAGACTATAATTTTTATCAAAGCTGGATTCAGATTGCAGAGAAAGATTTTGTTTCTCCTATTTCAGAAAGTTGGAGACTTTTTTATGATTATGAGCTACAAGAACGTACTGAACTAGATGGTATTTGGTGTTATCGAATAGACTTTCAACCCAAAAGAAAGGAAGATTTAGCTTTTACAGGTACGATGTGGATTACAGATGATTCTACTTTTGCTCTAAAGCGTATAGATGCTACTGTCCCAAAATCGGCAAACCTCAATTTTATTGAAAAAATAAAAATTCAGCAAGATTTAAAGCCTATTGAAAATGAGACAAAAGAAATGGCATGGCTGCCTGTCAAGACTCGTATTTTAGTCGATGTAGGACAAATCAACGACAAGTGGGCAGGTATGCTTCTCAAATCGTATAGCTCGGCTGAAAATATTGTCATCAATAAGCCAAAAGACATCAAATTTTATAAAGATGCTATTGTGGTAAGTGCCGAAGTCAATAATTCTACTGATGAGTTTTGGCAAAAAAATAGGCACGATTCGCTTACAGCAGGCGAGCAAACGGTTTATGCAATGATAGATACGATTAGCAACCTTCCTATGGTAAAAAGTTATATCGAAATTGCAGATTTGCTCATCAATGGCTACAAAGATGTTGGTAAAATAGATATAGGACAGCTTCTGACGGTGTATTCGAACAATAATATTGAGGGAAGTCGTGTGATGCTCAATATTCGTACAAATAGTGATTTTAGTAAAAAAGTACAGTTTCTAACAGGAGTAGCTTATGGATTTGGTGATAAAAAATGGAAATACAACGCCAAGTTTAGAACCATTCTTTCTCGCCGTCTTTGGACAGTATTTGGAATACAACATCAATACGACCTCCAGCAAATTGCATTGTTTAATGAAGATTTTCGTTCTAGTAGTAATGTTCTTTTTTCAGCATTTAGCCGTTGGGGAGATTTGAGCAAAAACCGTCCGTTTTATCATAGGCAGAGTAGCGTTTATCTACAAACAGATATTGTAAAAGGTCTGACTCCAAAAATTACGTACCGACAACAAAACTACGACCCACTTTATAGCTTCGAATATATTGACCCTAAAAACACAGAAATACGAAAAAGAGAATTTACAGTTTCAGAGTTTATGGCAGAAGTTAGAATTGGTTTTAGAGAACGTTACATTAATGCTGACCTTACTCGTGCTAATTTGGGAAGTAAATATCCCGTTATTAAATTACGTTATATTCGTGGCTTGGGAGATTTTTTAGGAGGCGATTTGGAATATCACAAATTTTCGGCTCGCATAGAACATTCTTTCCGTTTGGGTATCTTTGGGCGAACAGATTATTTTATGAGTGCTGGCTTTACTCCTTCTACTCTTCCTTACCCACTTTTAGAGTCGCATTTAGGCAATGAAACTCCTTTCTACAATCAGCTTTCGTTCAATTTGATGAATTATTTCGAATTTGTGAGTGATAAGTATGCTTCTATTAATTTAGTACACGATTTTAATGGTTTCTTACTCAACCGAATTCCACTTATGAGGAAACTCAAATGGCGAGCTTTTGTAGAAGGAAATGTTTTGGTAGGAAATGTAAGCCAGAAAAATATAGATTTAATTCCAGAGACTAATTCAAAAGGTGAACCTATTTTGAAATTTGGTAGCCTAGACCATCGCCCATATACAGAAGTAAGTTACGGAATTAGCAATATTTTTAGATTTGTAAGAGTACAGGCAGTACATCGCTTGACTTATTTAGAAAAAGACGATGTGAGTCCGTGGGGGATTCGTGTGTCAGCTCAATTTAGATTGTAA
- a CDS encoding FAD-dependent oxidoreductase, with the protein MSSKVTLVGAGLVGSLLSIFLAKKGHQVEVFERRPDYRKMGAVGGRSINLALSERGWRALKAAGIEQKIKDIALPMRGRMMHDIEGNLTFQPYGKENQAIYSVSRAILNEVLMDVAEKEQNVKFHFNQRCENIDIKDTEATFLNEEEQTKNRVKSDIVIGADGAFSAVRGELQKMPLFNYTQHYLPHGYKELTIPPNEDGSHKLAPDALHIWPRRSFMLIALPNTDGSFTCTLFLRFESDKEHQEAFDKLTSDEEIISFFETHFADVIPIMPTLLEDFKQNPTSSLVTIRCAPWAYQGKVCLIGDASHAIVPFYGQGMNSGFEDCFYFNEFMEKQLKKNKNIDWQELFSDFQEERIPNTNAIADLAIQNFIEMRDRVADPEFLLRKKIEAKLHEQFPSRWIPQYTMVTFSHLPYSYALNTGKKQEQIMNEIMKKEDIENNWQNLDWESIVEQLQS; encoded by the coding sequence ATGTCTTCAAAAGTTACTTTAGTGGGTGCAGGACTTGTAGGGTCGTTACTTTCTATTTTTTTAGCTAAAAAAGGACACCAAGTAGAGGTATTTGAGCGTCGTCCAGACTATCGTAAAATGGGAGCTGTCGGTGGACGTTCTATCAACTTGGCTCTTAGTGAGCGAGGTTGGAGAGCCTTGAAAGCAGCAGGTATCGAACAAAAAATCAAAGATATTGCACTCCCTATGCGTGGGCGTATGATGCACGACATAGAAGGAAACCTAACTTTTCAACCATATGGAAAAGAAAATCAAGCGATTTATTCGGTTTCTAGAGCTATCTTGAATGAGGTCTTAATGGATGTAGCAGAAAAAGAACAGAATGTAAAATTTCACTTCAATCAGCGTTGTGAGAATATAGATATAAAAGACACAGAAGCCACTTTTTTAAATGAAGAGGAACAGACAAAAAACAGAGTAAAATCTGATATTGTTATCGGTGCAGATGGAGCTTTTTCGGCTGTACGTGGAGAGCTTCAAAAAATGCCACTTTTCAACTATACTCAACATTATCTACCTCATGGATACAAAGAACTCACTATTCCACCCAACGAAGACGGCAGTCACAAATTAGCTCCTGATGCCTTACACATTTGGCCTCGTCGTAGTTTTATGCTTATTGCATTACCAAACACTGATGGAAGTTTTACGTGTACGTTATTTTTGCGATTTGAAAGCGACAAAGAACATCAAGAAGCCTTTGACAAACTAACCTCTGATGAGGAAATTATATCATTCTTCGAAACTCATTTTGCTGATGTCATTCCTATTATGCCAACACTTTTAGAAGATTTTAAGCAAAACCCAACTTCTTCACTCGTTACGATTCGTTGTGCGCCGTGGGCATATCAAGGAAAGGTCTGCTTGATTGGAGATGCTTCTCACGCTATTGTTCCATTTTATGGACAGGGAATGAACTCTGGTTTTGAAGATTGTTTTTATTTCAATGAGTTTATGGAAAAGCAACTTAAAAAAAATAAAAACATAGATTGGCAAGAGCTTTTTTCAGACTTTCAAGAAGAACGTATTCCGAATACCAATGCCATAGCAGATTTAGCCATTCAGAACTTTATAGAAATGCGTGATAGAGTAGCCGACCCAGAGTTTTTGCTTAGAAAAAAGATTGAAGCAAAGCTACACGAACAGTTTCCAAGCCGTTGGATTCCACAATATACAATGGTTACGTTTAGTCATTTGCCGTATTCGTATGCGCTCAACACAGGAAAGAAACAAGAGCAAATTATGAATGAGATTATGAAAAAAGAAGATATTGAAAATAACTGGCAAAACTTAGATTGGGAGAGTATTGTAGAACAATTACAATCATAA
- a CDS encoding thioredoxin family protein, translating into MKKNSLYIALIFCLLAMSSFVLSSSTKKVEDTKKGKIEWVTFEEAMEKSAQDGKPIFIDVYTDWCGWCKKMDKNTFQTEEVSKYVAENYHAVKVDAESEKTTKLGGESLTFQQLSQHVFGVEGYPSIVLINSKKEFTLVSGYREKDEFIGILEEFKTASTKKKEEVKEAEDKIEWIGFEEAMKKSAKDGKPIFIDVYTDWCGWCKKMDKDTFKTDEVAEYVAKNYHAVRIDAESADATSFDGKKLSYQQLSKEVFKVSGYPSIVLINTKKEPTVKPGYHGKEDFIEMLKAFKTSK; encoded by the coding sequence ATGAAAAAAAATAGTTTATATATCGCTCTCATTTTTTGTTTACTTGCTATGAGCAGTTTTGTCTTGTCTTCATCAACCAAAAAGGTAGAAGATACAAAAAAAGGTAAAATTGAGTGGGTTACTTTCGAAGAAGCTATGGAAAAATCTGCCCAAGATGGCAAACCTATTTTTATTGATGTTTATACAGATTGGTGTGGTTGGTGTAAAAAAATGGATAAGAATACTTTCCAAACCGAAGAAGTATCAAAATATGTAGCTGAAAACTATCATGCTGTAAAAGTAGATGCAGAAAGTGAAAAAACTACCAAACTAGGTGGTGAAAGCCTTACCTTTCAACAACTTTCTCAACATGTTTTTGGTGTAGAAGGCTATCCGTCTATTGTTTTGATAAACAGCAAGAAGGAGTTTACTTTGGTTTCAGGGTATCGTGAAAAAGATGAATTTATAGGAATATTAGAAGAGTTCAAAACGGCTTCTACCAAGAAAAAAGAAGAAGTAAAGGAAGCAGAAGACAAAATAGAATGGATTGGTTTTGAGGAGGCAATGAAAAAATCAGCTAAAGATGGGAAGCCTATTTTCATTGATGTTTATACAGATTGGTGTGGTTGGTGTAAAAAAATGGATAAAGATACTTTCAAAACAGATGAAGTTGCCGAATATGTGGCTAAAAATTATCACGCTGTTCGTATAGATGCTGAAAGTGCAGATGCTACATCATTTGATGGTAAAAAACTTTCTTATCAGCAGCTTTCTAAAGAGGTTTTTAAAGTAAGTGGATATCCCTCTATTGTTTTGATAAATACTAAGAAAGAACCAACAGTAAAGCCAGGCTATCATGGAAAAGAAGATTTTATAGAAATGCTTAAGGCATTTAAAACAAGTAAGTAA
- a CDS encoding vWA domain-containing protein, with amino-acid sequence MNLSLFKRIFFLLSFFIFSSLSAFAQDIMLELRVLDNQGRPYSNKKVEFVEMQTKDKVTATTNSQGILKTKLEGGKYWQYNMGDIKNYYKWQLRAPQRGTSTQRVTTTYDYKTYERESRPAVDRSFLSIEKIDFPTKQTLKPTENEALIRLKINKADRTPLANYPVSITSYKHLKTWTTTTDRTGTAYFLAPNNSDYEIDIDGIESYKYVDIPNRKFYSAGVNFTYEPTKITENRRGDTITQVLPQGQDGTTARVLGKVTAKKSDGTPWKDEPVFLQVIGENTVYEAYTNDKGEAIFLLPKGEKYMIDFRYQFDVDVLDFSRSRGIGYGYKTLVYSPLPRYQYPERFIPTPAELILEEFESYYKKEIAPPPTGKDFAIRANFLNPIDSKSKQALLELTFAANTKENKLASDINIVAIVDISGSMAGEQRIEYLRKGLTKFVNQLPNENTFSLVVFNDNAETIIPAGKIKDNKDRILFAISRLEADGGTNIYNGLEKGFAEVKKNFKKNATNRLVLLTDGYGVTPVDKMVETVQGYKDEGVECSAVGVGEGYNRGLLHHIATVGGGLMETTIGADGLPVVFEKELNSLISPIARKVKVEVLYNKNLFFTQLMGFEVEEKREGKVVLKLPNVYDGLRNLALLKFVVKNPTEEITKEPVVVKTSYKNLIDGKTYTEETKAYLEWSPENQELEIKMAEEDRRLYAIAVLNQSMKVMAEEFAKENPKGAKAELDETIAEVKRLYPNLDDEAIKKLLEQAAEYSEILSRIK; translated from the coding sequence ATGAACCTCTCTCTATTTAAAAGAATATTTTTTCTCCTTTCATTTTTTATTTTCTCATCTCTATCGGCTTTTGCTCAAGATATTATGCTAGAACTTAGAGTATTGGACAATCAAGGTCGTCCGTATTCTAATAAAAAAGTTGAGTTTGTAGAAATGCAAACCAAAGACAAAGTTACTGCCACCACTAACTCACAAGGAATTTTGAAAACAAAGCTAGAAGGAGGGAAATATTGGCAGTACAATATGGGAGATATAAAAAACTATTACAAATGGCAGCTTCGTGCGCCACAGCGAGGTACAAGTACACAGCGAGTAACAACTACTTATGATTACAAAACCTATGAGCGTGAAAGCCGTCCAGCCGTTGATAGGTCTTTTCTTAGTATAGAAAAAATAGACTTTCCTACAAAACAAACCTTAAAACCTACAGAAAATGAGGCTCTTATTCGTTTGAAAATAAATAAAGCTGACCGAACTCCTTTAGCAAATTATCCTGTCAGTATAACCTCTTACAAACATCTTAAAACGTGGACAACCACCACCGACCGTACTGGAACAGCCTATTTTCTTGCTCCTAACAATTCAGATTATGAAATAGATATAGATGGCATAGAAAGTTATAAATATGTAGATATTCCAAACAGAAAATTCTATTCAGCAGGAGTAAATTTTACGTATGAACCTACCAAAATCACAGAAAATAGAAGAGGAGATACCATCACACAAGTTTTGCCACAAGGACAAGATGGAACAACAGCTAGAGTGCTTGGAAAAGTAACAGCTAAAAAATCTGACGGAACACCGTGGAAAGATGAGCCTGTTTTTTTGCAAGTCATCGGAGAAAATACAGTATATGAAGCCTACACCAATGACAAAGGAGAAGCTATTTTTTTGCTTCCAAAAGGCGAAAAATACATGATTGATTTTCGTTATCAGTTTGATGTGGATGTTTTAGATTTTTCTCGTTCTAGGGGAATTGGATATGGTTACAAAACACTTGTTTATTCGCCTTTGCCACGTTATCAGTATCCTGAAAGGTTTATTCCCACGCCTGCCGAACTTATTTTAGAAGAATTTGAAAGTTATTATAAAAAAGAAATTGCGCCACCACCCACAGGAAAAGATTTTGCCATTAGAGCAAATTTTCTCAATCCTATTGATTCAAAATCCAAACAAGCATTATTAGAACTTACTTTTGCTGCTAATACAAAGGAAAATAAACTAGCTTCAGATATAAATATTGTAGCGATTGTAGATATTAGTGGCTCAATGGCTGGAGAGCAGCGCATTGAATATCTTAGAAAAGGACTAACAAAATTTGTAAATCAACTACCAAATGAAAATACATTTTCATTAGTAGTTTTTAATGATAATGCAGAAACTATTATTCCTGCAGGTAAAATTAAGGATAACAAAGACAGAATTTTATTTGCTATCTCTCGCTTAGAAGCTGATGGAGGAACAAATATTTATAATGGGTTAGAAAAAGGATTTGCAGAAGTAAAGAAAAACTTCAAGAAAAATGCTACCAATCGTTTGGTTTTGCTAACAGATGGGTATGGTGTTACGCCAGTTGATAAAATGGTCGAAACTGTGCAAGGTTACAAAGACGAAGGCGTAGAATGTTCGGCTGTGGGTGTGGGAGAAGGTTATAACAGAGGACTTTTACATCACATCGCTACTGTAGGAGGTGGCTTGATGGAAACTACCATAGGGGCAGACGGTTTGCCAGTAGTTTTTGAAAAAGAACTCAATAGCCTTATTTCTCCAATCGCTAGGAAAGTCAAAGTAGAGGTTTTGTACAACAAAAATCTATTTTTTACGCAACTTATGGGTTTTGAAGTAGAGGAAAAACGAGAAGGAAAAGTTGTCTTGAAGTTACCTAATGTCTATGATGGCTTGAGAAATTTGGCACTTTTGAAATTTGTGGTTAAAAATCCGACAGAGGAAATTACAAAAGAACCCGTTGTGGTAAAAACAAGCTATAAAAATCTAATAGACGGAAAAACTTATACCGAAGAGACAAAAGCGTATTTGGAATGGAGTCCAGAAAATCAAGAACTAGAAATAAAAATGGCAGAAGAAGACAGAAGACTCTATGCGATTGCTGTTTTGAATCAAAGTATGAAAGTAATGGCAGAAGAATTTGCTAAAGAAAACCCAAAAGGTGCAAAAGCAGAATTAGACGAAACGATTGCAGAAGTCAAACGACTTTATCCAAATTTAGATGATGAAGCTATCAAAAAACTGCTAGAACAAGCTGCTGAATATAGTGAGATATTGAGTAGAATAAAGTAG
- a CDS encoding PLDc N-terminal domain-containing protein: MSQGKKIWLGIFTFAPLIVTIFGVIAFIGAFISFFSDVSQNQVPESPKLFIATFFTFFILIFLASLVDLGITVYYIVDIVRDESVSENEKVIWALALFFGSFISTAVYYFVRIWNRKEGGVFKESESYRMAEY; the protein is encoded by the coding sequence ATGAGTCAAGGTAAAAAAATTTGGTTAGGTATTTTCACATTTGCACCTCTAATAGTAACTATTTTCGGAGTTATTGCTTTCATTGGAGCATTTATCAGTTTCTTTTCTGATGTTTCTCAAAATCAAGTTCCCGAATCGCCAAAGCTTTTTATAGCGACATTCTTTACGTTTTTTATCTTGATTTTCTTAGCCTCTTTAGTAGATTTAGGAATTACAGTTTACTACATTGTAGATATTGTCAGAGATGAGAGCGTATCAGAAAATGAAAAAGTAATTTGGGCTTTAGCCTTGTTTTTTGGTTCTTTTATCAGTACGGCAGTCTATTATTTTGTTCGTATTTGGAATAGAAAAGAGGGAGGAGTTTTTAAGGAAAGTGAAAGCTATAGAATGGCAGAATATTAG
- a CDS encoding alpha-ketoglutarate-dependent dioxygenase AlkB family protein, with protein sequence MNLFNSSQSPFILPKKDEYSCSKTKELFNITIPNGKLIFIPNFLDEKISSELMDYFLETENESDWKSTDWRTFEKENLAKIKFKNIDWQHNQIKIFGKMLFEPRFSAWYGDKDANYSYSNLKLEPNSWNEKLLFVKNEIEKLISISELENIKFNSVLMNWYRDGQDSMGWHSDNEKELGRNPVIASLNFGAARRFLFRNIKNKKEKVEFSLQNGLLLIMAGEIQHFWQHAIPKEAKIKTNRINLTFRTIKL encoded by the coding sequence ATGAATTTATTTAACTCTTCTCAATCTCCTTTCATTCTCCCCAAAAAAGACGAGTATTCTTGTTCTAAAACTAAAGAATTATTCAATATTACTATTCCCAACGGAAAGCTAATTTTTATTCCTAATTTTTTAGATGAAAAAATAAGTAGTGAGCTAATGGATTATTTTTTAGAAACTGAAAACGAATCAGACTGGAAAAGTACAGACTGGAGAACTTTTGAGAAAGAAAATTTAGCCAAAATAAAATTCAAAAATATAGATTGGCAGCATAATCAAATCAAAATCTTTGGAAAAATGCTTTTTGAGCCTCGTTTTTCAGCTTGGTATGGCGATAAAGATGCTAACTACTCCTATTCAAATCTGAAATTAGAACCCAATTCGTGGAATGAAAAACTGCTTTTTGTCAAGAATGAGATTGAAAAACTAATTTCCATATCAGAACTAGAAAATATAAAATTTAATAGTGTTCTGATGAATTGGTACAGAGATGGACAAGATTCGATGGGTTGGCATAGTGATAACGAAAAAGAACTAGGCAGAAATCCTGTTATTGCCTCTCTCAATTTTGGAGCAGCTCGTCGTTTTTTGTTTCGCAATATCAAGAACAAGAAGGAAAAAGTAGAATTTTCTCTACAAAATGGCTTGCTTTTGATTATGGCTGGAGAGATTCAACATTTTTGGCAACACGCCATTCCAAAAGAAGCCAAAATAAAAACAAACAGAATCAATCTTACTTTCAGAACTATAAAATTATAA
- the gpmI gene encoding 2,3-bisphosphoglycerate-independent phosphoglycerate mutase encodes MSNTENNKVLLMILDGWGIAKDKAVSAIDAAQTPFVDSLYDNYPNSKLRTDGEFVGLPEGQMGNSEVGHMNIGAGRIVYQNLARINKSIKENQLGKNEILQKAFQHAKEKNVKLHFIGLVSEGGVHSHSSHLKALTSLATEAGLEDIFVHAFTDGRDTDPNSGEGFISDLEKHLKTTNAKIASLVGRYYAMDRDNRWERVKLAYDAMVKGEGKKAKDAVLVIQESYKEEITDEFLKPIIITDENDKPLATIEEKDVVIAFNFRTDRCREITQALTQQDFEAQAMKKLDLHYVTMTNYNKDFKNVEVIFEDIDLTNTLGEVLEKNNKTQLRAAETEKYPHVTFFFSGGREKQFEGENRIMCASPKVATYDLKPEMSAFELKDKVIEDLNKNIPDFVCLNFANPDMVGHTGVFEAAVKACETVDTCAKEVSKTALENNYQVIIIADHGNADKMKNEDGSPNTAHTTNEVPMFLLSKDEIKNNYSLKNGKLGDIAPTVLKLMKVEIPKEMTGEVLV; translated from the coding sequence ATGAGCAACACAGAAAACAACAAAGTTCTTTTAATGATTTTAGACGGCTGGGGAATTGCTAAAGATAAAGCAGTTTCGGCAATCGATGCAGCCCAAACACCATTTGTAGATAGTTTGTACGACAATTATCCTAACTCAAAACTTCGAACAGATGGCGAGTTTGTAGGACTTCCAGAAGGACAAATGGGAAATTCAGAAGTCGGACACATGAATATTGGTGCTGGGCGAATTGTCTATCAAAATTTGGCTCGTATCAATAAATCTATTAAAGAAAATCAGTTAGGAAAAAATGAAATATTGCAAAAAGCCTTTCAACATGCAAAAGAAAAAAACGTAAAGTTGCATTTTATTGGTTTGGTTTCAGAAGGTGGTGTGCATTCTCATTCTTCTCACTTAAAGGCTCTTACTTCACTAGCTACAGAAGCAGGTTTGGAAGATATTTTTGTTCATGCGTTTACCGATGGAAGAGATACTGACCCTAATTCTGGAGAAGGTTTTATTTCAGATTTAGAAAAGCATTTGAAAACTACCAATGCCAAAATTGCTTCACTTGTTGGGCGTTATTATGCGATGGACAGAGACAACCGTTGGGAGAGGGTCAAACTGGCTTATGATGCGATGGTAAAAGGAGAAGGAAAAAAAGCAAAAGACGCTGTTTTAGTTATTCAAGAATCGTATAAAGAGGAGATTACAGATGAGTTTTTGAAGCCGATAATTATTACAGATGAAAACGACAAGCCATTAGCTACAATAGAAGAAAAAGATGTCGTGATTGCTTTTAATTTTCGTACCGACCGTTGTAGAGAGATTACACAAGCACTAACACAGCAAGATTTTGAAGCGCAAGCAATGAAAAAACTGGATTTGCATTATGTTACAATGACAAATTATAACAAGGATTTTAAAAACGTAGAAGTCATTTTTGAAGATATAGATTTGACAAATACGTTAGGAGAAGTTTTAGAGAAAAACAATAAAACACAGCTTCGTGCTGCCGAAACTGAAAAATATCCTCATGTAACCTTCTTCTTTTCTGGAGGAAGAGAAAAGCAATTTGAAGGAGAAAACCGAATTATGTGTGCCTCCCCAAAAGTAGCAACGTATGATTTGAAGCCTGAAATGAGTGCTTTTGAGCTAAAAGATAAAGTAATTGAAGACTTAAATAAAAACATACCTGATTTTGTATGTCTAAATTTTGCTAACCCTGATATGGTAGGACATACAGGCGTGTTTGAAGCCGCTGTTAAAGCCTGTGAAACGGTCGACACATGTGCAAAGGAGGTTTCTAAAACGGCGCTAGAAAATAATTATCAAGTCATTATCATTGCAGACCATGGAAATGCTGACAAAATGAAAAACGAAGATGGTTCGCCAAACACAGCACACACGACAAACGAAGTTCCGATGTTTTTACTCTCAAAAGATGAGATAAAAAATAATTATTCTTTAAAAAATGGAAAACTAGGAGACATTGCTCCAACAGTTTTAAAACTGATGAAAGTAGAAATTCCAAAGGAAATGACTGGGGAAGTTTTAGTATAG
- a CDS encoding UbiA family prenyltransferase, whose protein sequence is MTFLRWLVFGNFWIAIGAALMGLSSYILLFETVGIYFETAPLWVLFFGTLTTYNLCVFYTAGKASEKFEFIYKKRNALKVIFFLSLVLLIPAPFFLTLNQFWFLVHLAVISIFYTVPIHIELPSDNILKEEINGKEDREFEQKKYFSIPAWRNIPYLKIFLIAYVWASATVIFPMLHEELIIKAPKIIALFLERFFFTLAITIPFDIRDKENDKKVGLGTLVSLLNPVKSKVLAILLLLVCAVLVYYFHENYLLYFGIVYFITTFLIIGSSHKRSEWYFTGFIDGLFVVEFLVFLLATTHL, encoded by the coding sequence TTGACTTTTCTTCGTTGGCTTGTTTTTGGTAATTTTTGGATAGCCATAGGAGCAGCTCTTATGGGATTGAGTAGCTATATATTGCTTTTCGAAACGGTCGGCATTTATTTTGAAACAGCACCTCTTTGGGTTTTGTTTTTCGGAACACTTACAACTTATAATTTGTGTGTTTTCTACACAGCAGGTAAGGCTTCTGAAAAGTTTGAATTTATATACAAAAAAAGAAATGCTCTCAAGGTTATTTTCTTTTTAAGTCTTGTATTATTAATTCCTGCCCCTTTTTTTCTTACGCTCAATCAATTTTGGTTTTTGGTGCATTTGGCTGTAATTTCTATTTTTTATACTGTTCCGATTCATATTGAACTGCCCTCAGATAACATTTTGAAGGAAGAAATTAATGGCAAAGAAGACAGGGAGTTTGAGCAAAAGAAGTATTTTTCTATTCCTGCGTGGCGAAATATTCCCTATCTCAAAATATTTTTGATTGCTTATGTTTGGGCGAGTGCAACCGTTATTTTTCCAATGCTGCACGAAGAGCTAATTATTAAAGCCCCCAAAATAATTGCACTGTTTTTAGAGCGTTTTTTCTTTACATTAGCTATTACTATTCCCTTTGATATTCGTGATAAAGAAAATGATAAAAAAGTAGGTTTGGGTACGCTTGTCAGCCTTTTAAATCCTGTAAAGAGCAAAGTTTTGGCTATTTTGCTATTATTAGTTTGTGCTGTTTTAGTATATTATTTTCATGAAAATTATTTGTTGTATTTTGGAATAGTTTATTTTATCACAACATTTCTCATTATTGGAAGCTCTCACAAACGTTCAGAGTGGTATTTTACAGGTTTTATCGATGGACTGTTTGTAGTAGAGTTTTTAGTTTTTCTATTAGCAACAACACATCTATAA